The Meiothermus sp. genome segment CTGTTCCGCAACCCCCTGGCCGACCCCTACCTGATGGGATCGGCGGCGGGAGCGGCCTTTGGGGTCACGCTGGCGGTGAGCGCTTTGGGCGGGCTTTCGGGGGCCTTTGCCCAGCACGAGGTGTTTGCTTTCTTGCCGGCTTCCGCTACGCTTTTTGGCTTTCTGGGCGCGGTAGGGGCGGTGGCCCTGACGCTCCTCTTATCGGGGGGTGCCAGCCGCACCAGCGACCTGATTCTGGCCGGGGTGGTGGTGGGGAGCGTGCTGGTTAGCCTGACCAGCTACCTGATGTTGCAGGACGCCGACCGGGTGCGGGCGGTGTTTGCCTACACCCTGGGCAACCTGGCCTTCGTGGGCTGGAGCGGGGTGGGGTCGTTGGCGCTGTATCTGTTTGGCACGCTCCCCATCTTTTTGCTGCTGGGGCGCACCCTCAACGCCCTCTCGCTGGGCGAAGAAACCGCCCGCAGCCTGGGTCTGCCGCTGGGCTGGCTTAAGCTCTGTATCATCGGGGCCGTCACCTTGCTCACGGCGGCGGCGGTGGCCCAGGCGGGCATCATCGGCTTTGTGGGGCTGGTGGCCCCGCACATCCTGCGCCGGTTGGGGGGCGGCGACTACCGCTACCTGCTGCCGGCCTCGGCCCTGGGGGGGGCGGTTTTGCTGGCGCTGGCCGACCTGCTGGCCCGTACCCTGATCGCCCCCGCCGAACTGCCGGTGGGCATCCTGACCACGCTGTTGGGGGGGCCCTTCTTTTTGTACCTGCTGTGGCAGGGGAGGCGCAAGGCATGACCGGCGAAGTGCAACTACCCAGCCCAGGCCCGGTGGACGGGGCCCTTCATCCAGGGCTCTGGGCCCGTGGCCTGTCTTTTTCCTACCGCAACCGGGCGGTGTTGCGGGAGGTGAGCCTCGAGCTTCGCCCCGGCGAGTGGCTGGCCCTTTTGGGCCCCAACGGGGTGGGGAAGAGCACCCTGCTGCGGCTGATGGCAGGGCTGCTCAGGCCAACTGCGGGCGAGGTGCGGCTGGGAGGGGAGCGCCTGGAGCGGCTGTCGAGCTGGGCGCGGGGCCAGCAGATTGCCTTTCTGCCCCAAAACGGGGGCTACCCCGAAGACCTCACCGTAGAGGAGGTGGTGTTGCTGGGGCGCACCCCCCACCTGGGGTTGCTGGGCCGGGCCGGGAAGGCCGATGCCGAGGCCGCCGACTGGGCCATGGCGCAAACCCAGGTAACCGAGTTTCGCCACCGCCTGCTGCCCACCCTTTCCGGCGGGGAGCGCCAGCGGGCGCTGCTGGCCCGGGCGCTGGCGGCGCGTCCG includes the following:
- a CDS encoding ABC transporter ATP-binding protein is translated as MTGEVQLPSPGPVDGALHPGLWARGLSFSYRNRAVLREVSLELRPGEWLALLGPNGVGKSTLLRLMAGLLRPTAGEVRLGGERLERLSSWARGQQIAFLPQNGGYPEDLTVEEVVLLGRTPHLGLLGRAGKADAEAADWAMAQTQVTEFRHRLLPTLSGGERQRALLARALAARPRFLLLDEPTNHLDLHHQAEFICLLANLRAQDIGILTVLHDPNLARLADRVAFMQEGRLMALGTPLEVLQEPLLQSVYGGWVRVHAVDGEPVVLLGG
- a CDS encoding iron ABC transporter permease, with product MQKSSYAAPQASLAQGGGGHWRARRLLVFGGLLVLLALSLVLGVGQGAVATAPKEVVRALLGLHENPIITELRLPRVLAAMLVGAALGLSGAAFQGLFRNPLADPYLMGSAAGAAFGVTLAVSALGGLSGAFAQHEVFAFLPASATLFGFLGAVGAVALTLLLSGGASRTSDLILAGVVVGSVLVSLTSYLMLQDADRVRAVFAYTLGNLAFVGWSGVGSLALYLFGTLPIFLLLGRTLNALSLGEETARSLGLPLGWLKLCIIGAVTLLTAAAVAQAGIIGFVGLVAPHILRRLGGGDYRYLLPASALGGAVLLALADLLARTLIAPAELPVGILTTLLGGPFFLYLLWQGRRKA